From Hemibagrus wyckioides isolate EC202008001 linkage group LG11, SWU_Hwy_1.0, whole genome shotgun sequence:
tgattgattgatttgtaCGTTATTAGATTATTATGAACACGTCACAGCTTTTACTCTCTAACTATTTTTGTGATAAAGAACTTAAAGATTCGGTCAAATAAAATTGTTTGACTTCTTCAGTTTGTTTAcctgtatctctctttctctctctctttctctctctctctctctctctctctctctctctctgtttatctgtctgtctgtctgtctctgtctgtctgtctgtctctctctgtctgtctctctcactcactctctctcattctctctctctctctctctctctctctttctctctctctgtctgtcacttgctctatgtctgtctgtctctctctctctctctctctctctctgtctgtcatcttctctctttatgtctgtctgtctgtctctctttgtttgtctgtctgtctttctctgtctgtctgtctgtctatttctctttttctctctctcttactctctgtctcttactctctgtctgtctgtctgtctctcgctgtctctgtctgtctgtctgtgtctctgtctctctctctctctctctctctgtctgtctgtctgtgtctctgtctctctgtctctctctctctgtctctctctctctgtctctctctctctctctctctctctctctctgtgtctctctctctctctctctctctctctgtctctctctctctctctctctctgtctctctctctctaacccaCACAGCCTCTGCCGGAGTTCTCTCGTATTGCGGGTCTGGTTCTGCCGGGTCAGGTGTTTTCAGACTGCCTGATGGTGGTTCAGTTCCTGCGCAGTTTTGGGAAGGTTCTGGGTTTGGAGCAGAGTGAGGTTCCTACACTGGGTGTGCTGCAGGAGGGTCTCCTCAACCTGGGCAACAGCATGGGGCAGGTGCAGGACCTGCTGGTGCGCCTGCTCTCCTCAGCTGTGTGTGACCCGGGACTACCTCCAGGACACAGGGTaagatacacactcactcactcactctctcacacacacacacacacacacacagggtgagagatacacactcactcactcactctcacacacacacacacacacagggtgagagatacacacacactcactcactcactcactctcacacacacacacacacacacacacacactctcacacacacacacacacacacagggtgagagatacacactcactcactcactctcacacacacacacacacacacacagggtgagagatacacactcactcactcactctcacacacacacacacacacacagggtgagagatacacacacactcactctcacacacacacacacacacacacactcactcactctcacacacacacacacacacacacacacacagggtgagagatacacactcactcactcactctcacacacacacacacacacacagggtgagagatacacacacactcactcactcactctcacacacacacacacacacacacactcactcactcactctcacacacacacacacacacacacagggtgagagatatgcacacactcactcactcactctcacacacacacacacacacagggtgagagatacgcacacactcactcactcactcactctcacacacacacacacagggtgagagatatgcacacactcactcactcactctcacacacacacacagggtgagagataggcacacactcactcactctctctctctcacacacacacacacacacagggtgagagataggcacacactcactcactctcacacacactcactcacacacacactcactcactctctctctcacacacacacacacacagggtgagagataggcacacactcactcactctctctcacacacactcactcacacacacacacactcactcactctctctctcacacacacacacacactcactcactcactcacacacacacacacactcacacacacacacacacacacagggtgagagatacgcacacactcactcactctctctcacacacactcactcacacacacacacactcactcactctctctctcacacacacacacacagggtgagagataagcacacactcactcactctctctcacacacacacacacacacagggtgagagataagcacacactcactcactctctctcacacacactcactcacacacacacacacacacacagggtgagagataggcacacactcactcactctctctctcacacacacacacacacacagggtgagagataggcacacactcactcactctctctcacacacactcactcacacacacacacactcactcactctctctctcacacacacacacacactcactcactcacacacacacacacactcacacacacacacacacacacacagggtgagagatacgcacacactcactcactctctcacacacacacacactcactctctctcacacacacacacacacacacacagggtgagagataagcacacactcactcactctctctcacacacacacacacacacagggtgagagataagcacacactcactcactctctctcacacacacacacacacacagggtgagagataagcacacactcactcactctctctcacacacactcactcacacacacacacacacacacagggtgagagataggcacacactcactcactctctctctcacacacacacacacacacagggtgagagataggcacacactcactcactctctctcacacacactcactcacacacacacacactcactcactctctctctcacacacacacacactcactcactcactcacacacacacacacactcacacacacacacacacacacagggtgagagatacgcacacactcactcactctctcacacacacacacactcactctctctcacacacacacactcactcactcactctctctctctctcacacacacacacacacacacatagggtgAGAGatacgcacacactcactcactctctctcacacacacacactcactcattctctctcacacacatacactcactcactctctctcacacacacactcactcactctctctcccacacacgcactcactctctctcacacacacacacacacatagggtgAGAGatacgcacacactcactcactctcacacacacacactcactcactcaatctcacacacacactcacttacacacacactcactcactcactgtcacacacacacagggtgagagatacgcacacacacacacacacacacacagggtgagagatacacacacacacacacacacacagggtgagagatacgcacacacacacacacacagggtgagagatacacacacacacacagggtgagagatacgcacacacacacacacacagggtgagagatacgcacacacacacagggtgagagatacgcacacacacacacacacagggtgagagatacacacacacacacacacacacagggtgagagatacgcacacacacacacacacagggtgagagatacacacacacacacacacacacacacagggtgagagatacgcacacacacacagggtgagagatacgcacacacacacagggtgagagatacgcacacacacacacacacacacacacagggtgagagatacacacatacacacacacacacagggtgagagatacgcacacacacacacacaaggtgagagacacacacacacacacacagggtgagagatacgcacacacacacacacacacagggtgagagatacgcacacacacacacacagggtgagagatacacacacacacacacaaggtgagagatacacacacacacacacacacagggtgagagatacacacacacacacacacacagggtgagagatacacacacacacacagggtgagagatacgcacacacacacacacagggtgagagatacacacacacacacacagggtgagagatacacacacacacacacacagggtgagagatacacacacacacagggtgagagatacacacacacacacacacacacagggtgagagatacacacacacacacacagggtgagagatacacacacacacacacagggtgagagatacgcacacacacacacacagggtgagagatacacacacacacacacagggtgagagatacacacacacacacacagggtgagagatacacacacacacagggtgagagatacacacacacacacacacacacagggtgagagatacacacacacacacacacagggtgagagatacacacacacacagggtgagagatacacacacacacacacacagggtgagagatacacacacacacagggtgagagatacacacacacacacacagggtgagagatacacacacacacagggtgagagatacacacacacacacacagggtgagagatacacacacacacacacacagggtgagagatacgcacacacacacacacacacacacacacataattatgAGATTTGAGCCTCAGTGCTGGTTTATGTGGTCAGTAGTGGACACATGGTGCTGTACTGCCCCCACTGTTTATGTTGGAATTGCAGCACATGGGTGagtttttctctcctttctgaGCCATCTCATGCTAAAAGATCTCGTCCTTCACAGGCCAAGTCCATCCTGGGTGACCACCTGACCAACGTGGGTCTGAACCGGGACAACGTGTCGGAGGTGCTGCAGCAGTACATGGAGGCTCACTGCGGTCAGATGGACCTGGCTGATGTGGCCCTGAGCCTGAAGACCAAGGCCTTCCAAGCACACACACCGGCGCAGAAAGCCTCAGTGCTCGCCTTCCTGGTCAACGAGCTGGCCTGCAGCAAGAGCGTGGTCAGGTACGGCTACAGACTGCTTGGTTTTAAATATTCCTCCAGAGTCTGACCGTGTACAGAGGTCAGGAGAGAGGTCTGGGTCAaggattattcattattaatgcgCCTTTACATTTCATCTGCTACAGAGAGTGACAGTACAGGCCATTCACTATGTTCCAGTGTTTGTACAAAAATCACACAGGTGTCTAATTATGTAactgtgatctctctctctctctctctctctctctctctctctctctcactctctctctctctctctgtttatctgtctgtctgtctcttactctctgtctgtctgtctgtctgtttctctttttctctctctcttactctctgtctctgtctgtctctctatctctctctcactctttcgttttctctctctctctctctcactctctcactctttctctctccctccctccctctctctctctctctctctctcaccccccccctctcttacacacacacacgtagtgAGATTGATAAGAGCCTGGACCAAATGAACGTGCTGAGGAAAGACGAGTGTATCGTGGAGGGAAAGCTCAAAAAGTGAGTGTCTTCAGCCTTTCGCGCAAgctgaatatttatattataaatatgtaacaatatatatatatatattattattatcttctaATGAAAACTGTACAGATTAATatgatgtaaatatttttacgttttttttctgtgtaaatgTTCAGTTCCAGCATTAATTAAGCAAATCTTCGTTGATTTCCTATAAAATCTGATGATCTGTACTCATGATTTAATTGTTAATTCCAATGATGTACAGGTTGAAGAACATTCACGCGAAGCGCACGGGGAAGCGAGAGGCCGCTGGGGGAGACGAGCCTCAGGCCACCGGCACGCCGAGCACCGGACACAAGCGCAAGAGGAAGGCGGGGGACAGCGACGACGACGAGGACGAAGACGACGACAGCGATGAGGCTGTAGACGACGACGACGAGGACGATgaagaagaggtgaagaaggcgAGGAAGGTGGAGACGTGTGACGAGGTAAGAGTTGACATGTTCATCGCAAAACATTTCCAATATTTCTGGACTTCCTGTGAACATTTTCGGATATTTTGTTCGTGTGTGTGACTCAAAGGATGAAGGAGATCAAGCCACGAGCGTAGAAGAGCTGGAGAAACAGATTGATAAAATATCAAAGGTAAAGAAACGCACATGCACTCTGTATTAAACCTGCACACACtccagctctcacacacacacacacacacacacaatcacactctcttcgtcttgtgtgtttgtgtgagtgcaGCAGCAGAATCTGATCAGACGGAAGCTGTTCGAATCGTCTCACGCCTTGCGCTCCATGAGCTACGGACAGGACCGATATCGTCGCCGCTATTGGATTCTTCCACAGTGCGGAGGAGTCTTTATCGAgggagtggagagtggagaaggtacacacacacacacacacacacaatacataataGAGCACACTACTTATTTGGCCTTTGCAGGTTTCTATTCCACTTCCCACCAAACACTttcaggaagtttttttttgtttgttttcatttagctgTTTTCCTGATTCTCATTTAACTCTTAACTTGACATTACGGCAGACTTGCTCGAGGGTTTTAATGCCTTAAATGCCACTTTAGCTAAACGACTCGACAGTCAAAAGTCGTTAGACTCCTTAACGAGGAAAAGTTGAATTAGCTAAAGCATGTTATTGAGGATGCTAATAAAGACAACAGCAGAGTGGAATTAACACTCAGGTATGCTGTCCAGCTGTAAAATAAGGGGGTGTGCAGACTTTTGcatttaactatatatatatatatatatatatatatatatatatatatatatatatatatatatatatatatatatatatatatatttactgacTGAGTAAAAACCATTAAAAGTGATAAAAGTATAGAGATGtaactatagtgtgtgtgaatgaaggtCAGCTGAAGTGGACACACGCGTCTCTCCACAGGTCCCGAGGAGCTCGAGAAGGAGCGAGAGCGCCTACGCAACTTCGAGCCGGTGAGGATCAAGGAGGAGCcacaggaagaggaggaggaggaggaggaagaggagacaCAGGcggaggaggagcagcagcagccgGAGGTCCAGACGCAGGCTCAGGTGAAGCAGGAGGAAGAACAGCGTGCCGAGAAGGAAGTGAAACAGGAAGACGAGAAGCCCTGCTCGCCACCAGACAAGCTCCAGGAGAAGGACGCCCAGCTGTTAGACCCCGCCTCCTGTCCTCTCAAGGAGGCCCCAAACCCACCCAGTGACCTCACGTCCCTTTGCCATACTCCTGACAGCAGCATGGCGTCTGTCACCACGGCGACCGCATCAGCATCATCTCCAACTCATTCTACCTCCAAACCTACTGTACTGTGCAGCACTCCTGCGGACTCCGTACCTCTCGTGGCTCAGTTTGGTGCTCCTCCTCCACAATTCGGTGTTCCTCTGTCCCTGCAGCATCATCAGCACCTCCTGGCTAACGATCAGCTCCTGCGCGTTTTAACGGAGCGCAGCGGCCATTGGTTCAGCCTCCTGCCCCGTTCTCCCTGTGACGACTCTTCCCTCGTCCAACCCACCACGCCGCTGCGCTCCTCGGCTCAGCCTAACAATGTCCAGCCCAGGAGCCCTCCTGCTCCGTCCTGCTCCCCTCACCAGCACCTCCAACCTCCGTCTGCCTCCAGCAGCCCTCTAAACGCTGCTCACGACGGCCTGGGAAACCTCACCGTCTCGCCTCTGCAGGTAAAGCAGCCCTCATAGACATTATccacatatattatatattatccaCACTGCTGTTCACCTACCAGCTGATAGTTTTGCAGTAGGATTTATCGTGCAGCGGTGCTTTAGTCCTTGAGTCTTCCTCATCTGTAGACTCTgttcaaacagatcagcttcagCTTTCATGCTCAAAGCACCGTTGTCTTGTAGCTCATCCCTGACTAACCTAGTTGAGTCTCTTGCATTCTGGGATACATTCTGCCGAGGTTTACTGTAATGCGATATAAACGTACAGTGGTTTATGTAAACGTCTCCCTGTGCCTGTAGGTAAAACCCGGTGGTGCTCTGCTGCCTTTGCCCATGTGTGGATGGTCAGGTGGCATGATCAGCCCTAACCTGCCCATGTGCAGCAGCCCTATGCCCCTTTGCCCGCTCACTGAAGGCAGCGCCAGCCCCCTGCTGGCCCCTAGCGTCTCCACCAGCAAAAGTGGCTCTCCTGCGCCCCCTGGGGACAAACCGCCTTCTGCACCATCACCTGCTATAGATCTGCCACGAAACCATGACCAGCCACAGCCACAGCCCATTCCAGAAGgtgagacacgcacacacacacgcacacacatacacacacacatacacgcgcacacacacacacacacacactactcataTGTCCATAAAGCCTAATAATCTAAGTTATACATGCCCCTcattatgatgtgtgtgtgtgtgtgtgttgcagacaTGCTGATGGGTTGGTGGAAGATGATGGACATGGAGGAACTGCAGGCCCTGATGAAGACGCTCCACAGCAGAGGCATCAGAGAGCGAGCGCTGCACAAACAGGTCCAGAAATCCATGGAGCTCATCCCACAGACCTTCAACAAGAACAAGGAGGGTGAGTCTctaataatacacacttcaACAAAACGTCCATTTTGACCCATAGATTAACAACTGAGGCTAATAAACTGACCTTAAGTGAGACTTAAAGTAAACACACTGGCAGGTTTAAGCGGTCACTATCGTTTCAGTGGGGAGGTTGTGAAACTCATGGGCCATCTcccgctctgtgtgtgtgtgtgtgtgtgtgtgtagtagctgTAATGGAAGTTTCGGAGCTGGACGAGGGCCAGGTATCCGTGGAGACGCTACAGGAGTGGTGTGTGGAGGAGCAGGCGATGGAGACTGACATCGCCTTGCTACAGCAGGTGGAGGAGCTTGAACGCAGGGTCACTTCAGCCAGCCTGCAGgtcaaggtaaaaaaaaataaaataaacagacaagtgtgtgtgtgtgtgggggggtgtgattgattttaatttaaagaaGTAGTTCTTTAAAAGGTCTAAATGCTCTAAATGTACCCTCGAGCACTCTTTCAAGCATGTTTCAGAAATTCTCAAGATTTCTACACTGATTAATATACACGAATATGCAAATTTCTTCCCCTTGGTTATTTAGTCAGCTGGCATTTTTGGGATTTCGGTATCTGAATCTGGATTTTCGTTGTCATACTACAGGGCTGGATGCACCCGGAGCCCCAGTCAGAGAGGGAGGACCTGCTGTATTACGAGCACAAGCCCCTTCCCAAGGCCTGCCCGGGGGCGGAGTCACAGGAGGAGCGGAGCTCGGAGAAAGGCCTGAGACGGCAGCCCAGCAACCCGCTGGACATCGCCGTGATGCGCCTGGCCGAGCTGGAGCGCCACATCGAGAGAAGGTACCTGCGGAGCCCCTTAGGGACAACCATCCAGATCAGGCTGGATAATGTGGGGACGGTCACTGTGCCCGCCCCCGCGCCATCCACTAGCGCTGGAGGGGAAGGGTAGGTCATCCACGCAGCCAGCCTTCATCTCTCTTATCTCTTCCtcttgctcctcctcctcctcctcccctctcttCTGGCTGGGGCGGCTGTGcttgtggcgtgtgtgtgttcacccgGGGCCCGGTTTTTTCCAAAAGGGGTTCCATGGTTTTTGGGTTCAGATTTTAACACCTGCATTTGAGttcctttctgttcttggctgcaTGCGTTCGATTTTTTTGGCCATTCTGTGGACAGGATTTCTCTTCGCTGTCGTTTCGTGAGAGCATGGCGCATTTTAACTACGGGGGCTTCATTTTCGCTCTGAGATTTCACGGGAAGTTTTCATCACGCAGACTGTCAATGCCATTccacaggatgtgtgtgtgccGGATTATAACGATCCCTGTTTAGTCTCCTTTTTCTGTCTGTGGATGACTGTGATGACGTGTTTTGTCTTTAAGGCCTGCGCTATACTCGACACGCGACTTGTAAAATATTCAGCATGATGACGTATGATGCGGCGCGACATGGATCGTGGTCAAAAACCATTTAATATGATTTCATCATGTCTAATAATAAGAAGAGTATACAGATTTGGACGATCATCATGAGAACATACTTAATGTTAATCTTAATTTCAAGCTCTAAACGTTTggtgtaataataaaaagtctATAGTTTGACTGATTTGTTTGTACCGActgatgataaataaatatttttaattattttaaaaataattaaaaatatttttttgtttttgtttgtatggacattattaattatttattatacttaaaattttattataaattaattacacacacaaaacagtttTCCGATTATTCAGACAGCGCCCGAGTCATTTCTGTCAAGTAATTCCGCTGTCCGTCTGTCTCGTACCTGCGCAGGTGTAGTTAACATCAAGTATAGCTCTGGCCTTAAGCTGTAgatgtatgtgtaaatgtgtgtgggtgtgtgtgggtgtgtgtaactGGTCTCTTTGTTGCTGTGTCTCTCAGGGGTGAGGAGGAGATCGCTCCCGGGATGAAGGTGTGGAGGAAGGCTCTGAGCGAGGTGAGGAACTCGTCACAGCTGGCCATGTGCCTGCAGCAGCTGCAGAAGTCCATCGCCTGGGAGAGATCCATCATgaaagtggtgagtgtgtgtgtgtgtgtgaaatctcaGGCTCGGTTTGGATGCCAAGCTGTACACAATGATGAAACGGTATTTTAGGCATGTactaaggtgtgtgtgtgtgtgtgtgtgtgtgtagtactgcCAGATCTGCCGTAAGGGGGATAATGAGGACTTACTGCTGCTGTGCGATGGCTGTGATAAGGGCTGTCACACCTACTGCCACAAGCCCAAGATCAACGCCATCCCTGAGGGAGACTGGTACTGCCCTGCCTGCATCTCCAAGGTAACCgcctctacctcagacacacacacacacactctctctctctctcttgtggcTCATTCAGGGATGGTCAAGAATTTTTGAAAGCTGATCAGTAACTGGACGTGACCCGAGAAAATTACACACAGTGTCAAAACTCAAAACGTTATTTTGCGTCTTCTCTTCGATACGTGAACAGAAttctgtgatgaagtgatgatgccATGAAGAAGGATTATTCATAGTATCCGAGTTCTAAGCATCTCTCGGTCTCAGATACACACcggtttaaaaatatattaaaagagtgatttttttattttcaataattattgatttttaatgaatttatgatCACGGTTAGGTCGATATGTTTTAATCATGGCTTTTTATATCCGTGTATAGTCGATTCCAAACCTTTATACGACTTGATCGATACACCAGGCTGccgcaaaacaaaacacttgccatgaaatgtgtgtgtgtgtgtgtgttttctttttttttgtactaatGCTACAGTAAGCCTAAACAAAAAAGGGCAAATTCCAAAGTGTTTGAAACAGTTGAACCTCCCGGGGGTTGCAGTCTCTCTCCTGTAACTGCATCTGCTTTCAGATGAATATAACTGCAGTTGCTGAATAATTTATAGCAGCTCCTGAATCATGTGCTTTAACTAAATAATAAGCTGGAACTTTATGAAAGGAAGTGAGGCAGGCCATACTGGACTGGAACGGGGAAGTTAATTTCCTTCACTGTCTGCCTTGCTGAATTTGGTATTGGAAATAATCTGGTGTGTTGCATTtgcatagaaatatatatatatatatatatatatatatatatatatatatatatatatatatatatatatatatatatatgtgtgtgtgtgtgtgtgtgtgtgtgtgagagatacttTGGCATTTGTGAAAGTTTCCAAAACGCACACTAAGCATGTAAGAAATGAAGTGCAGCAATATAAGTGTTGAGTGGACTCGAGTGAGATCACGTGCAGATTGAACGCAATGCGAATTCCTCAGGCCAGCAACCAGTCCCCCAAGAACAAGAAACCTCAGAGTCGCATGCAGTCCGGCGGAGGGGGCAAGAAAGCGGCGGAGACGGCcaagaagaacaagaagcaGCAGGAGGCGTGCGAGGATGAGGAGGCAGGCGGAGGCGGCAGCACCAGCAACAGCAGCCCAAAGAAAATAGCCACGGCGTCCAGCCAAGCGAAAAAGAGCTCGCCCGCTCCTCCAGCCGCCAAACCCGAGAGTCCGGCCTGCGTGAAGCGGGCCAAAACGGCCAGGGACAACAACCGCGACCTGGGCCTCTGCAGGTATCtatgtgaaattatttttatattacgtCAAGTATTCATGCATTGCCTCTGATCTAGTTTCAAGAGAAAATATTTGAGACTAGAAAAAGACTCTGAGATCCAGTTTTTCTGATGCTTTACGAAAAGCTGTAAACTAAAGAACTGAGGGCACAAAGCCTTTatctccacacatacattacagcacagtggaactcttttcttcacatataccagctgaggtcagagcacaagggcagagtggagcttggtggtgctggggcttgaaccctgatcctccgatcagcaacccagagccttaaccacctgaaCCACCACTGACCCCATCTTTTCACATATTCTAGCTTATATGATCAAGcgggggtcagagcgcagggtcaagCCATagtacagcacccctggagcaggtggggttaaggaccttgctcaaggcccCCAATGTTTGATATCTTGGCAGCTTGGAggtttgaaccccaaccttctgatcagtgacccAATACCTTGTCCACTGAGCTGTTGCTTCCCTACAAACGAAATTATGCTTTTAGATAAATGTCTGCTAAAACATGCTGACCAAATATGTGCACTGTACGTCACAGTGACTAAAATCTCGGCCACAAAGAAGTTTTCCTGATATCTGTTCCTCTCCTGTAGGATTCTCTTGGCTGAACTGGAGCGGCATCAGGACGCCTGGCCCTTCCTCACACCAGTCAACCTCAAATCAGTGCCCGGGTAccggaaagtcatcaaaaagcCCATGGACTTCTCCACCATCCGCGAGAAGCTCGTCAGCAGCCAGTGAGTCTCTGTTACATCCTCCACCCTGGTGATGCCGTTCAGTTCTTCTGAAACGAATCAGTCTTTGAGTATATCGATTCATTAGAGTCAGTAGATGGAgcataacaataaaaaacaaaaactccaGTTTGAGGAAAAACACAGAATCTTCATAAATTAATTGACTGAATTACGAATGAATCAATTTGACAGAATTATGAAGTGAATCAATTTGGATGAACAAATCACTAAATGAATCAGTTGACTCCTTGAAATGAATTGTTCACCAAAACAAATCATTTGCACTTGGAAAAGTGTttaaagtggatttttttttttttaggtaccAGAACCTCGAGACGTTCATCATCGACGTCAACTTGGTGTTTGACAACTGCGAGAAGTTCAACGAGGACAACTCGGACATCGGCCGCGCGGGACACAACATGAGGAAGTTCTTTGAGAAGAGGTGGACCGAGCTCCTGAAGCA
This genomic window contains:
- the baz2ba gene encoding bromodomain adjacent to zinc finger domain protein 2B isoform X11 — protein: MESGERLASPSSTPVSVHTSSSSSSSSVSPASNAKSSLNHGAAASLAACGPLFGVTGSEQPFSVTSVTSVPSAFPVMAHPAFGLLSPGAARPEFGGLGALGVTAALAAHPQLGAFTEWWRAAEAHGRSPAAFFPPFLGLPPLFAPPLQNHEATPYTSKTLSKSSQGPKGVNGALNGSVVSPSTTKGSASVSSSPALNTSAGKPRARKAPPHSNSTAELQGKPSQKPKEKKPHKKQTEGSGMSDSESGSSLDSDIEGVSSSDLDDLGEEEDDDDDDDDDQSKDSEESDSEKEPQKKKKAKVAASNLRPNKKEHSRAAEAWELREGNGPPESSHQKTSTHRVSKSRDRLAQPTSVIQSTGLAVNAKPLALIGQSQHDTSPQRHGSSSPRPLPIASHQPLPLSLCSSPKPLSVPSPPKPLPLSSSPKPPPLSPSPRAWGSAHKSQDSLSSRKLLESSLSHIADYRLKQSLLAHDQEFPLQLKKQQDLYKTSKSSGVVSSSSSSSSSSSILPSKSTSGRTKPPAAQAVAASPSLMLTQTLLGLGHTNGIIQSSTQDTPLALTTKPRSDLPVNLSTGGRKDMSVPASLPAPLPALVPASALPARPRASRKNKTPRALEASKDVSQKHLVKSLVDLFHHGVGEQETPDKKDSDESGEDDDDDDDDDVDDEEEDEEDEDDSLSESDSNSDSELNGSVRKNRDTTETETDGERTQLKLGKNLPLLAAAAAANYSLPDCSPLNLQVIKPSGVATPSIVTGSGALTYHSSPSSSYSVGTSPGSGKRKRVMNEDDLKTPLEMGWRRETRIKSSGGRLQGDVAYYAPCGKRLRQYPDVVKYLSRYGITDITRDNFSFSAKIRVGDFYEAREGPQGLQWCPLSEDEVIPRIRAMEGRRGRPPNMERQHGAGNSEGSSSRRRKGRPPNVGHTEFPSPSEAKLLRKLEAQEIARQAAQMKLMRKLEKQALARAAKEARKQQAIMAAEERRKQKEQIKILKQQEKIKRIQQIRMEKELRAQQILEAKRKKREEAANAKILEAEKRLKEREMRRQQAVILKHQERERRRQHVMLMKAVEARKKAEERERLKQEKRDEKRLNKERKLELRRLELEMLREMKKPNEDMCLTDHKPLPEFSRIAGLVLPGQVFSDCLMVVQFLRSFGKVLGLEQSEVPTLGVLQEGLLNLGNSMGQVQDLLVRLLSSAVCDPGLPPGHRAKSILGDHLTNVGLNRDNVSEVLQQYMEAHCGQMDLADVALSLKTKAFQAHTPAQKASVLAFLVNELACSKSVVSEIDKSLDQMNVLRKDECIVEGKLKKLKNIHAKRTGKREAAGGDEPQATGTPSTGHKRKRKAGDSDDDEDEDDDSDEAVDDDDEDDEEEVKKARKVETCDEDEGDQATSVEELEKQIDKISKQQNLIRRKLFESSHALRSMSYGQDRYRRRYWILPQCGGVFIEGVESGEGPEELEKERERLRNFEPVRIKEEPQEEEEEEEEEETQAEEEQQQPEVQTQAQVKQEEEQRAEKEVKQEDEKPCSPPDKLQEKDAQLLDPASCPLKEAPNPPSDLTSLCHTPDSSMASVTTATASASSPTHSTSKPTVLCSTPADSVPLVAQFGAPPPQFGVPLSLQHHQHLLANDQLLRVLTERSGHWFSLLPRSPCDDSSLVQPTTPLRSSAQPNNVQPRSPPAPSCSPHQHLQPPSASSSPLNAAHDGLGNLTVSPLQVKPGGALLPLPMCGWSGGMISPNLPMCSSPMPLCPLTEGSASPLLAPSVSTSKSGSPAPPGDKPPSAPSPAIDLPRNHDQPQPQPIPEDMLMGWWKMMDMEELQALMKTLHSRGIRERALHKQVQKSMELIPQTFNKNKEVAVMEVSELDEGQVSVETLQEWCVEEQAMETDIALLQQVEELERRVTSASLQVKGWMHPEPQSEREDLLYYEHKPLPKACPGAESQEERSSEKGLRRQPSNPLDIAVMRLAELERHIERRGEEEIAPGMKVWRKALSEVRNSSQLAMCLQQLQKSIAWERSIMKVYCQICRKGDNEDLLLLCDGCDKGCHTYCHKPKINAIPEGDWYCPACISKASNQSPKNKKPQSRMQSGGGGKKAAETAKKNKKQQEACEDEEAGGGGSTSNSSPKKIATASSQAKKSSPAPPAAKPESPACVKRAKTARDNNRDLGLCRILLAELERHQDAWPFLTPVNLKSVPGYRKVIKKPMDFSTIREKLVSSQYQNLETFIIDVNLVFDNCEKFNEDNSDIGRAGHNMRKFFEKRWTELLKQTN